The nucleotide window TCGCATTGACCGGTTTCTTTTGTCTGAAGACTGGTGTTTAGCCTGGCCGAATTGTGTTCAAGTCGCTTATCTGAGAGGTTTATCTGATCACTGTCCTTTCACTCTTTCGGTGGATGAAGAAAATTGGGGACTGCGTCCTTCTCGATTTCTTAAGTGCTGGTCGGACAATCCAGGATataaggaatttgtgaggaatacGTGGAGTTCTTTTCAAGTGGAAGGGTGGGGCGGCTATGTGTTAAAAGAAAAgttcaaattaatcaaattggCGTTGAAAAATTGGCATGGGTCTCATTCGCAAAATTTACCTGCTAAAATTGCAGCTTTAAAAGAGAGAATGGCTGTTTTAGATGGTAGAGGAGATATTGAAGAGATGTCTGTTGACGATTGTAAAGAGTTGCATGATGTTTCGGCTAACTTGCACTCTATGTCTAGGCTTAACACCAATATCTGTTGGCAGCAATCGAGGAATCAATGACTCCGAGAAGGCGATGCTAATACTAAATATTTTCATTCTATGTTGTCGTCGCGTCGGCGCCGAAACGTTATTTGCTCTGTACTGGTAGACGGTGAGAGGATTGAAGGGGTTCATCCAATTAGACAGGCGATGTTCAATCATTTTTCGCAACATTTTCAGGCGCAGGATGTGGAGAGACCCAGTATTTCTAATCTTCAGTTTCAGACTCTATCGGTGGGGGAGGAAGGCAGTTTAATTCAACCTTTTTCGGAGGGTGAAGTTAAGGAGGCTATTTGGGATTGTGATAGTTTTAAAAGCTCGGGCCCGGATGGAGTCAGTTTTGGTTTTATAAAAGAATTCTGGTCTGAGCTGAAAGTTGACGTGATGAGGTTTGTTTCCGAGTTTCACAGGAATGGTAAGTTGGCTAAAGGTATTAATGCAACTTTCATCGTGCTTATTCCGAAGGTGGATAATCCTCAGAGGTTAAATGATTTTCGTCTGATATCCTTGGTGGGAAGTATGTATAAAATTTTAGCAAAGTTCTTAGTTAACAGATTGAGGGTAGTGATGAGTAGTGTGGTGGCGGAGACGCAGTCTGCTTTTGTTAAAAATCGCCAAATTCTTGACGGTATCCTTATTGCTAATGAGATTGTTGATGAGGCTCGTAAGGATAAGAAGGAACTCATGTTAtttaaagtggattttgaaaaagcatATGATTCTGTTGACTAGGGCTATTTGGATTCGATTATGAAAGGCATGTCTTTTCCGGTTCTGTGGCGGAAGTGGATCCGTGAGTGTGTGAGTACTGTCTCAGCTGCTGTTCTTGTTAATGGCAGCCCTACTGATGAGTTTCTTTTTCAGAGAGGCTTGCGTCAGGGGGATCCTCTGtccccttttttgtttttgcttgcGGCTGAAGGCCTTAACGTTTTGATGAAAGCTATGGTCGCGAATAATTTTTTCAAGGGGTTTTTGGTTGGTTCGGGTAATCAGGTTGAGGTGACTCTTCTTCAATTTGCGGATGATACTTTATTATTAGGAGAAAAAAGTTGGGCTAATGTGAGGGACCTTCGTGCTGTTCTTGTTTTATTTGAATCTTTGTCTGGCTTGAAAGTGAATTTTAATAAAAGCTTGTTGGTGGGTATTAATATTTCTGATTTGTGGTTGTTTGAGGCAGCGTCGATTTTGAGTTGTAAAGTGGGTAGAATTCCTTTTTTGTACCTAGGCCTGCCTATAGGTGGTAATCCACGGAGACTTCAGTTTTGGGAACCGATCTTGAATCGCATTAAATCTAGACTGACGGTTGGAATAGTAGATTTCTCTCTTTTGGTGGCCGCTTGATTCTCCTCAAATCAGTTCTGACATCTCTGCTTGTCtatgctctttctttcttcaaagctccaacaggtataatctcttccattgaatctttattgaataattttttttggggtgggagTGAGGACTGTAGAAAAATACTTGGATAGGTTGGGATACATTGTGTTCTAAAAAGGAGCATGGAGGTTTGGGGGTGAGGAGATTGAAGGAGTTTAATATTGCTTTActaggtaaatggtgttggaggatgttagtTGATAGATAAGGGTTGTGATATCAGATTTTAGTCGCCCGTTATGGCGAAGTAGATGGGAGGTTGGAGGTGGGGGGTCGGAGTGTTTCTTTGTGCTGGCGGGAGGTAGGCAGGATACATGATGGTGCTGGTGACTTAGGTGGCGGGTGGTTCGGTGATAGTGTTAGATGGAGGGTGGGTGATGGTTCTGCGACTTTGTTCTGGTCGCATAGGTAGCTTGGAGGTTCTCCGTTTTGTGTGCGGTTTCCCCGCTTGTTTGACTTAGCAGAGAACAAAACCATTACAGTAGCCTCTTTGTTCTCTTTGGGTATGGAGCAGGAGGGGGAGGGGTGGAGTTGGAGGCGTAGACTTTGGGCGTGGGAGGAGCTTTTACTAGAGGAGTGTAGAGCGTTACTATTTGATATCTCTCTGGTTACTAATGTTTCAGATACTTGGGAGTGGCTTCCGGATACTGCAGAGGGATATTCTGTGAGAGGTGCCTATGATTTGTTGACGATAGGGGAGGATTCTCAGATGGGATTACCGTTTGAGTTGGTGTGGCATCCTCAGGTTCCTTTGAAGGTTTCAGTTTTTGCGTGGCGGCTTATTCGAGATCGATTACCAACGAAAGCAAACCTGGCGAATCGTGGTGTTCTTTCCGCAAATGATATCTTTTGTGTGTCTGGTTGCGGTCATGTGGAGACAGCTGATCATTTATTTGTATCTTGTAATACGTTTGCATCTCTGTGGCAGTAGGTGCGTGATTGGATTGGTATTTTAGGAGTGGACCCTATTATCATTACAGATCATCTGGTGCAGTTTACTCATTTGGCGAGTGTTGGTAAAGCTAAAAGATCGTTCTTACAGCTTATTTGGCTTTTGTGTTCTTGGGTTTTGTGGAGTGAACGTAACAACCGTCTTTTCAATAAGTCTGTTAATCTTGTCCCTCAATTGTTAGATAAGGTTAAATTGTATTATTTGgggtggctgaaagctaaaaatgttGTGTTTGCTTATGGTACACAGAGATGGTGGTCAGACCCTTTGGTTTGTTTAGGCTTGGCTAACTAGTGTTATTTCTGGTTGTTGTATTTATTAAACTCTTGTAACTTTTAGTGGTTTCCtaagcacaccttgtgcttgggGACTGCTGTTTGGtgtgttatttaatttcattttgatttcttcaaaaaaaagatgCGAGCTAATCTCCCAACTAACCACTAAACCATAACGCATATGGTTTTCAAATTCTCCCAATCAGCATCCCTTATTTATGACTTTCGACCGCCacactttattttatcattttccaaTGTTCCTTGATGGTATGTTCACGCGgttcaaatttcttttgatcaagttttctctttctcttttatgtCTGTGAACAAATAAAATTTGCATCTTCTCTCATTTTCACTAGATTCTCATCGCTTCCTTTTGATACATTCTTGGTCAATCTTCTCTCTATTATGTTCCCATCGcttcctttcattttcttagTTCATCATCTATTTTGAAAACCTCACCGCCACCGTCATCAGAAGACCATCATTGATGGACACCATCGTCGATGGAGGTATGCAATTTATTCTTTCTCAATTTCTTATtcagttttttctttctcaatttgATATCGATTTTGATTTACGATTTCACTGACAATTCCATTGTTAGTTATACTATTCcaattccatttttattttggtttatcATTCCAATGCGGATTTCAGCTTTTGATTTGTTTCAACTATAGGTTTAAGATTGTATCATGTACCATGGTGCTATGGATGGGAGAACCAAGTCTGAAAGTTAGTGCGGTGAGTTTTATTGTATctctattaatatattttatgttgaaagTTAATTCTCAGATTTTTTGTGTATTTCTCTATTCATGCCAATCGCCCTTTTGGTTCACTTTTATACAACTTTTCTAatgtatttttgttcttttttttaggggaatgtgtttttgttcttattttcttctctttttataatattgaatattatgttttcagtaaatttggtaatattaaagCATCCCAAAGAACAATTTGAATGTGATTAAGTTTTTCTCCTTGGCTGTCAAATAGAGAAAAGACTCTAGATATTATCATCAAATGATTGTTAATTCCTTTACTGAAAGTTTAGTTTTTCTTCCTACCATCAGTGTAAGAAATTTCCGACTTTTGAGAGGATTGTTCCCCATACGTACAAACCTGTGTGGTCAATAGGTGCAACTCAACAGATGGTAGGAAATGAAACCCCGCGAACTCATCACTTATTCAAAAGACGTAAATCCAAGCGCATGGCATGTGCTCAAGGCACCTGAGTGTGCAAGTTTGCACATAATCACTTGTTTCTTCGACTTTTTGGGTGTTTCTTCCATATAAGATGTCTTGGTGGGACTTGCGAACAAAATTCCTCCCTTTGTAATGTCTtttgaggcctcttgaatcttcgtTTATGGTGTTCCCAAAGTCTTCACAAGTCTTGAAATGTTTAGCTTTGTCGATTCATGATTTCTTCTTGAATTACACTAAAACACCCTAGAATTGCTATGTTTCGaggaaaactagaattacatgacttgatatagaaaatattacaaatgtcccaaaaacaataagaaaattttCTAATACTCCTTTACTCTAGATGAAAACTGACTAAAAATAATTGACCTGCTAATTACTTCGCATATCAATTTTTTGGAATACTCCTCTAATACCATTAATAAATAAACCCCCTATTTTTATCTTATGGCTGGCTGAAAGCGAAACACAACAACTTCACTTTTGACTACCACATATGGGGGCTaaatccttttaattttttgtaatggTTTTATTTGCATTCTTTTTGTTGTATCGCACATGTATCTGATGTAACATTATATTGCTCTTTGCTTCTCTCTATCACTCCTTGTGCAGTGTAAGTAAATTCGGTTGGTTATTATAATTCCATTtcagcttctttttttttttttaaaaaaaatcaacttagaTAGCTAGGATAATATTTTAGGCAGAtgttaatgttttatttaataaattacgGGTTGTAATATGagtaatattatttcttttattactTTAACTTATTTGGACTTTTAATAAATATCATACATAtagcacaaacacaaatattatatatgtaattcAGGCAATCACAAGAAAATACaccaatataaataaaaatatattccaTCCATCCGtaattataagtaaaagttGGTATAATAAAATGGATGTATGTAGTCTTAAGTTAGAACCAAATattaatacttttattttatttgatcaatttttacttataattagggacggaggagGGGTTATAATGAagtttaataagaaaaaaaattagtggaGAGGGATACACGCAACATTATTTTGAAGAGATAAACGCGACATATATTGATTAGAGACATATAACATTAAATATAATTCTATAAATGACTTGTTACACCTCCAAAGtactaaaaattatttaattcaaGTCAAGGGAGCAtgaaatttttacttttaaaatgacgcaaatgattttgtttattaCATCTAAAGGAGGGAAAATATGGCTCAATTTCTcatgtttgtttatgctttgataCTGATAaatatttctctattttttgttGAAGCGACAGAGCGTATGACATTTTTCACaccattttaaattttcctgATTTTTTCTTCTACACTATATTTTATCACCTTTTAgtaactttttatttcttaatcgACAATGCAGTTAATATACCTTGTGTTGCTGTCGATGATTGTCCAAAGGTAGAGAAACCTTTAAATATGTGGTGCATGCATCAATATTGTGTCTATGGTTTTATAAAACCCTATAAGTGAATAATATTATGTGTGCTTCATAATATTTTCACTTGtctaaattatttcaaaatttgatttgtaCTTTATCtagattttcaa belongs to Medicago truncatula cultivar Jemalong A17 chromosome 6, MtrunA17r5.0-ANR, whole genome shotgun sequence and includes:
- the LOC112422815 gene encoding uncharacterized protein, which codes for MLSSRRRRNVICSVLVDGERIEGVHPIRQAMFNHFSQHFQAQDVERPSISNLQFQTLSVGEEGSLIQPFSEGEVKEAIWDCDSFKSSGPDGVSFGFIKEFWSELKVDVMRFVSEFHRNGKLAKGINATFIVLIPKVDNPQRLNDFRLISLVGSMYKILAKFLVNRLRVVMSSVVAETQSAFVKNRQILDGILIANEIVDEARKDKKELMLFKVDFEKAYDSVD